A stretch of Gordonia crocea DNA encodes these proteins:
- a CDS encoding alpha/beta hydrolase domain-containing protein yields the protein MDFVELTGGAGHSLMSATPGPDLAAHGYTETEYAATGVVSGLTRDGEAPPAEFTTRVLVRRPSTPESFSGTLVVEWLNVSSGADAAPEYTYVAEELVRAGHAWAGVSAQYTGVEGGTGSVEVDAGPSGLAAKDPQRYAQMKHPGDAYCYDLFAAVAAALRGPGGPLGGLIVDRILAVGESQSAMALTTYVSAFAPVHKVFDGYLVHSRAVAGLPLGDIGGPADISVAFSGDPTSIPDVGAPVLVVQTETDLLTNFRYYLARQSDSDSLRVWEVAGAAHADLAQIGPFEEFLGCPDPVNRSQQRFVLRAALRHLDRWARGGDPPPSAEPLQLNGSDDPAFVPDEVGNVRGGVRTPCVEVPTQVLSGIVPEPVSRICLLFGSTHPIPDEVLAQRYRSSSDYLRSYADATDAAIAAGFIVPEDRDEVLGEATPDLVVEATETVKDA from the coding sequence GTGGATTTCGTCGAACTCACCGGCGGTGCCGGACATTCCCTCATGAGCGCAACGCCGGGCCCCGACCTGGCCGCGCACGGCTACACCGAGACCGAGTACGCCGCTACCGGCGTCGTGTCCGGGCTCACGCGGGACGGCGAGGCCCCGCCGGCCGAGTTCACCACTCGCGTCCTCGTCCGCCGGCCGAGCACGCCGGAGTCGTTCAGCGGCACCCTCGTCGTCGAATGGCTCAATGTGAGCAGCGGAGCCGACGCGGCACCGGAATACACCTACGTCGCAGAGGAACTGGTCCGGGCCGGCCACGCGTGGGCCGGGGTGTCCGCGCAGTACACCGGCGTCGAGGGCGGCACCGGGTCGGTCGAGGTCGATGCCGGTCCGAGCGGCCTTGCCGCGAAGGACCCGCAGCGGTACGCCCAGATGAAGCACCCGGGCGACGCGTACTGCTACGACCTGTTCGCCGCGGTAGCCGCCGCGCTGCGGGGGCCGGGCGGGCCGCTGGGTGGGCTGATCGTCGACCGCATCCTCGCGGTCGGCGAATCGCAGTCGGCGATGGCCCTGACGACCTACGTGTCGGCCTTCGCGCCGGTGCACAAAGTCTTCGACGGCTACCTGGTCCACAGTCGGGCGGTTGCCGGACTCCCCCTCGGGGATATCGGCGGCCCGGCCGACATCTCCGTCGCGTTCTCCGGAGACCCGACGAGCATCCCCGACGTCGGGGCGCCGGTCCTCGTCGTGCAAACCGAGACCGATCTGCTCACCAACTTCCGCTACTACCTTGCGCGACAATCAGATTCGGATTCGTTGCGGGTGTGGGAGGTGGCCGGGGCCGCCCATGCCGACCTGGCACAGATCGGACCATTCGAAGAATTCCTCGGCTGCCCGGATCCGGTGAACCGCAGCCAACAGCGGTTCGTGCTGCGCGCGGCACTGCGACATTTGGATCGCTGGGCCCGCGGCGGCGACCCGCCGCCTTCCGCAGAGCCGTTGCAGCTCAATGGATCTGACGACCCGGCGTTCGTTCCCGACGAGGTGGGCAACGTTCGCGGCGGGGTCCGCACCCCGTGTGTCGAGGTGCCGACCCAGGTGTTGAGCGGCATTGTGCCCGAACCCGTTTCGCGGATCTGTTTGCTGTTCGGGTCAACCCACCCGATTCCCGACGAGGTGCTCGCCCAGCGCTACCGCTCGTCGTCGGACTACCTGCGCAGCTACGCCGACGCCACCGACGCCGCGATCGCGGCCGGATTCATCGTGCCCGAGGACCGCGACGAGGTTCTTGGCGAGGCCACACCCGACCTTGTCGTCGAAGCAACCGAGACCGTCAAAGACGCTTGA
- a CDS encoding carboxymuconolactone decarboxylase family protein: MSSGTAVGGEGTEHRKRGVAKMSEVYGWDMSDGPGLHFAHTADQLFAEVWTRDALTDRDRRLLLLGLLAGNGHVDVAEIQAGAALGKEELTPEQLEEIALFLCYYAGWPVGTKMNTVFGTAIKNWRKAQKQD, translated from the coding sequence ATGAGTTCAGGAACCGCCGTAGGCGGCGAGGGCACCGAGCACCGCAAGCGCGGTGTGGCGAAGATGTCGGAGGTGTACGGCTGGGACATGTCCGACGGTCCCGGACTGCATTTCGCGCACACCGCCGATCAGCTGTTCGCCGAGGTGTGGACGCGTGACGCACTCACCGACCGTGATCGTCGGCTGCTGCTCCTGGGCCTGTTGGCCGGAAACGGCCACGTCGACGTCGCGGAGATCCAAGCCGGGGCGGCACTGGGCAAAGAGGAGCTGACCCCCGAGCAGCTCGAGGAGATCGCCCTGTTCCTCTGTTACTACGCCGGTTGGCCGGTCGGCACCAAGATGAACACCGTCTTCGGCACCGCCATCAAGAATTGGCGCAAGGCGCAGAAGCAGGACTGA
- a CDS encoding NAD(P)-dependent oxidoreductase: MSDVRLGYVGLGNIGGPMAGRLAAWPGGLTVFDLSDEAVAKLVEKGAAKADSLAALGEQADVIGICVVNDAQVRSVVGDLLTTAKSGTVITVHSTISPETAIELSATCAEQGVHLMDAPISGGAPGAEQGRLAIMVGGPREAYEQIKPPFKLAGDMLVHAGDEVGAGTRMKLARNLLHFISFNAASEAQRLAEAAGIDIEKLGKVVRHTDAITGGAGAIMLRNTTAPIDPDDFWYGVFTHVVNLGSKDLDLALALGRQLDVDLPLGTIARANLASGFGVPDAEDKGVNA, translated from the coding sequence ATGAGCGACGTTCGTCTGGGATATGTCGGCCTGGGCAACATCGGCGGCCCGATGGCCGGGCGGCTCGCCGCCTGGCCGGGCGGCCTGACCGTCTTCGACCTGTCCGACGAGGCCGTCGCCAAGCTGGTCGAGAAGGGTGCAGCCAAGGCCGACTCGCTGGCCGCGCTCGGCGAACAGGCCGACGTCATCGGGATCTGCGTCGTCAACGACGCGCAGGTGCGCTCGGTGGTCGGCGACCTGCTCACGACGGCCAAGTCGGGCACGGTGATCACCGTCCATTCGACGATCAGCCCGGAGACAGCGATTGAGCTGTCGGCAACCTGCGCGGAGCAGGGTGTCCACCTGATGGATGCTCCCATCTCCGGCGGCGCACCCGGCGCCGAGCAGGGTCGGCTGGCCATCATGGTCGGCGGACCGCGGGAGGCCTATGAGCAGATCAAGCCGCCGTTCAAGTTGGCCGGCGACATGCTCGTCCACGCGGGCGACGAGGTCGGCGCGGGCACCAGGATGAAGCTGGCGCGCAATCTCCTGCATTTCATCTCATTCAATGCGGCGTCGGAGGCACAGCGCCTGGCCGAGGCCGCCGGGATCGACATCGAGAAACTCGGCAAAGTGGTGCGCCACACCGACGCCATCACCGGCGGTGCCGGGGCAATCATGCTGCGCAACACCACCGCACCGATCGATCCCGACGACTTCTGGTACGGCGTATTCACCCACGTGGTGAACTTGGGCAGCAAGGATCTCGATCTGGCCTTGGCCTTGGGCCGCCAGCTCGACGTCGACCTTCCCCTGGGCACCATCGCCCGCGCCAACCTCGCGTCGGGATTCGGTGTTCCCGATGCCGAAGACAAAGGAGTCAACGCATGA
- a CDS encoding SDR family oxidoreductase: MSSGRFDNKTIIVTGAAGGIGEGYARGLAEEGANVVVADLNDEAGEKVAADIGGLYVHTDVSDPESAEALAAAAVERYGNINGLVNNAAIYGGMKLDFLITVPWDYYKKFMSVNLDGALAVTRAVYPHMKDGGSIVNQSSTAAYLYSGFYGLAKAGINNLTFQLATELGGNNIRVNAIAPGPTDTEATRTTTPIEMVEDMVKQLPLKRFGKPEDHVGMCKFLLSDEANWITGQIFNVDGGQVYRP, from the coding sequence ATGAGTTCAGGACGCTTCGACAACAAGACCATCATCGTGACCGGCGCCGCCGGCGGCATCGGCGAGGGTTACGCCCGAGGCCTGGCCGAAGAGGGCGCCAACGTCGTCGTCGCCGACCTCAACGACGAGGCCGGCGAGAAGGTCGCCGCCGACATCGGCGGTCTGTACGTGCACACCGACGTCTCCGACCCGGAATCCGCCGAGGCACTCGCCGCAGCCGCCGTCGAGCGCTACGGCAACATCAACGGCCTGGTCAACAACGCCGCCATCTACGGCGGGATGAAGCTGGACTTCCTGATCACCGTGCCGTGGGACTACTACAAGAAGTTCATGAGCGTGAACCTCGACGGGGCGCTGGCGGTGACCCGCGCGGTCTACCCGCACATGAAGGACGGCGGCTCGATCGTCAACCAGTCCTCCACCGCCGCTTACCTTTACAGCGGCTTCTACGGCCTCGCCAAGGCGGGCATCAACAACCTCACCTTCCAGCTCGCCACCGAACTGGGCGGCAACAACATCCGCGTGAACGCGATTGCCCCCGGGCCCACCGACACCGAGGCGACCCGCACCACCACCCCGATCGAAATGGTCGAGGACATGGTCAAGCAGTTGCCGCTCAAGCGATTCGGCAAGCCGGAGGACCACGTCGGCATGTGCAAGTTCCTCCTCTCCGACGAGGCCAACTGGATCACCGGCCAGATCTTCAACGTCGACGGCGGGCAGGTCTACCGACCATGA